The following are from one region of the Rhizobium sullae genome:
- a CDS encoding aldo/keto reductase, producing the protein MRYNQLGNTGLFVSEICLGTMTFGEAVGGTMWASIADVDQKAADQIVARSLQAGVNFIDTADVYSSGESERLLGQALKNLDVPRKDVVIATKVYGVMGDKPNDRGASRGHIMDSVEASLKRLQTDHIDLYQIHATDPVTPIDETLRALDDLISRGLVRYIGVSNWQAWRIAKALGISERRGFARFETVQAYYSIAGRDLEREIVPLMNEEKIGLMVWSPLAGGLLSGKFGPGAPGNGEGRRASFDFPPVDKDRAWACVAVMREIAEKHGSSVATVALAYVLAKPFVTSVIIGARRINQLDQNLAAVKLKLDAGDMQKLDEVSALAPEYPGWMLTRQGAARRPEPFEPNT; encoded by the coding sequence ATGCGATACAACCAACTCGGAAATACGGGGCTTTTCGTCTCGGAAATCTGCCTCGGCACCATGACATTCGGCGAAGCGGTCGGCGGCACAATGTGGGCCTCCATTGCCGACGTCGACCAGAAGGCGGCGGATCAGATCGTCGCGCGCTCGCTTCAAGCCGGTGTCAATTTCATCGATACCGCTGACGTATACTCCTCTGGCGAGTCCGAAAGGTTGCTCGGCCAAGCGCTGAAGAACCTCGACGTCCCACGCAAGGACGTCGTCATCGCCACCAAGGTTTACGGCGTGATGGGCGACAAGCCGAACGACCGCGGCGCGTCGCGTGGCCACATCATGGATTCCGTCGAAGCCAGCCTGAAGCGGTTGCAGACGGATCACATCGATCTCTATCAGATCCATGCAACCGATCCCGTGACGCCGATCGACGAGACGTTGCGTGCTCTCGACGATCTCATCTCACGCGGTCTGGTGCGCTATATCGGCGTCTCCAACTGGCAGGCATGGCGGATCGCCAAGGCGCTCGGCATTTCCGAACGCCGCGGCTTTGCCCGCTTTGAGACCGTCCAGGCCTACTACTCCATCGCCGGCCGCGATCTCGAACGCGAAATCGTGCCGCTGATGAATGAGGAGAAGATCGGGCTGATGGTCTGGTCGCCGCTCGCCGGCGGACTGCTCTCCGGGAAGTTTGGCCCGGGCGCGCCTGGGAACGGCGAAGGCCGCCGCGCCAGTTTCGATTTCCCGCCGGTGGACAAGGACAGAGCCTGGGCCTGTGTTGCCGTCATGCGCGAGATCGCCGAAAAACACGGCAGCAGCGTTGCGACCGTCGCACTCGCCTATGTTCTCGCCAAGCCCTTCGTCACCAGCGTCATCATCGGCGCCAGACGCATCAATCAGCTCGACCAGAACCTTGCCGCCGTCAAGCTGAAGCTCGATGCCGGCGACATGCAAAAGCTCGATGAGGTCAGCGCGCTAGCACCGGAATATCCAGGCTGGATGCTGACCCGCCAAGGTGCCGCCCGCCGTCCGGAACCCTTCGAGCCGAACACCTGA
- the copM gene encoding CopM family metallochaperone encodes MSLKIIAFTAAFAFAASALAQDKPMHMNMQMNMSKPTGDQGPSSQAFAEANAKMHEDMAIEMTGDADADFVRSMIPHHQGAIDMAKIELQYGKDPNIRKLAEAVIKAQEAEIADMNAWLKAHAK; translated from the coding sequence ATGTCTTTGAAAATTATAGCCTTTACTGCAGCCTTCGCCTTCGCCGCCTCGGCGCTTGCCCAGGATAAGCCGATGCATATGAATATGCAGATGAACATGAGCAAGCCGACGGGCGACCAGGGGCCTTCAAGCCAGGCCTTTGCCGAGGCGAACGCCAAGATGCACGAGGATATGGCGATTGAAATGACCGGCGATGCCGATGCCGATTTCGTTCGCAGCATGATCCCGCATCATCAGGGTGCGATCGACATGGCAAAGATCGAGCTGCAGTACGGCAAGGATCCGAACATCCGCAAACTCGCCGAAGCGGTGATCAAGGCCCAGGAAGCGGAGATCGCAGACATGAACGCCTGGCTTAAGGCCCATGCGAAATAA
- a CDS encoding BrnA antitoxin family protein: protein MLSILPILMVGRGYSKQHRDEVSDNPNGLTRTSRRLARLPKSSLSLPRASAVRAGGRGSKKPKRQISLRLDPDMIDAFKTTGKGWQGRINEALRKAAKL from the coding sequence ATGCTCTCGATTTTGCCGATCTTGATGGTGGGCAGAGGCTATTCCAAGCAGCACCGGGACGAGGTCTCCGACAATCCGAATGGACTGACGAGGACTTCAAGAAGGCTCGCCCGTTTGCCGAAGTCTTCCCTGAGCTTGCCGAGGGCATCCGCCGTTCGCGCGGGCGGCCGGGGGTCGAAAAAACCGAAGCGGCAGATCTCGCTGCGGCTCGATCCGGATATGATCGATGCCTTCAAGACGACCGGCAAGGGCTGGCAGGGCCGCATCAACGAGGCACTGCGCAAGGCGGCCAAGCTTTGA